In Saccharothrix syringae, the following are encoded in one genomic region:
- a CDS encoding Ppx/GppA phosphatase family protein — translation MRLGVLDVGSNTVHLLVVDAHRGAHPTPMSSEKSVLRLAEQLDGSGMLSRGGADRLVRAVAASRAAAERLGCEDLMAFATSAVREAGNSAEVLERVRAETGVDLRVLSGEDEARYTFLAVRRWYGWSAGRLLCLDIGGGSLELAIGVDEAPEEAFSVPLGAGRLTRTRFAHDPPTRAEVRETADWLTEQLAPVAKEIRRVGEPDRVVATSKTFRTLARLTGAAPSSAGPRARRVLTDSGLRQLIAFISRMSAADLAELEGVSPSRAHQLVAGALVAEAAMRALSLGELEICPWALREGVILRRLDHTNGSDQDPPPGSTRRTGVTGRTGRHGARWS, via the coding sequence GTGCGCCTCGGGGTGCTTGACGTCGGTTCCAACACGGTCCACCTCCTGGTGGTGGACGCTCATCGGGGTGCCCACCCGACGCCGATGAGCTCGGAGAAGTCCGTGCTGCGCCTCGCGGAGCAGCTGGACGGCTCCGGCATGCTCTCGCGCGGTGGCGCCGACCGGCTCGTGCGCGCCGTCGCCGCCTCGCGGGCGGCGGCGGAGCGGCTGGGCTGCGAGGACCTGATGGCGTTCGCCACCTCGGCGGTGCGCGAGGCGGGCAACTCGGCCGAGGTGCTGGAGCGGGTGCGCGCCGAGACCGGCGTCGACCTGCGGGTGCTGTCCGGCGAGGACGAGGCCCGCTACACCTTCCTCGCGGTCCGCCGCTGGTACGGGTGGTCGGCGGGCAGGCTGCTGTGCCTGGACATCGGCGGCGGGTCGCTGGAGCTGGCGATCGGCGTGGACGAGGCGCCCGAGGAGGCGTTCTCGGTGCCGCTGGGCGCGGGGCGGCTCACCCGGACCCGCTTCGCGCACGACCCGCCGACGCGGGCCGAGGTGCGCGAGACCGCCGACTGGCTCACCGAGCAGCTCGCGCCGGTGGCGAAGGAGATCCGCCGGGTGGGCGAGCCGGACCGGGTGGTCGCCACCTCGAAGACGTTCCGCACGCTGGCCCGGCTCACCGGCGCCGCGCCGTCGTCCGCCGGGCCGCGCGCGCGGCGCGTGCTGACCGACTCGGGGCTGCGGCAGCTGATCGCGTTCATCTCGCGGATGTCGGCGGCGGACCTGGCCGAGCTCGAAGGGGTGAGCCCGAGCCGGGCGCACCAGCTCGTGGCCGGCGCCCTGGTGGCCGAGGCCGCCATGCGCGCGCTGTCACTGGGTGAGCTGGAGATATGCCCCTGGGCGCTGCGAGAAGGTGTCATCCTGCGTCGGCTGGACCACACTAATGGGTCGGACCAGGACCCCCCGCCGGGCAGCACCCGCCGGACGGGTGTCACTGGACGGACTGGCCGCCACGGGGCACGGTGGAGTTGA
- a CDS encoding sensor histidine kinase has protein sequence MTATGYLVLSIGALLIGGTAFLAGRLTAGTREARPRGLTVADLMAMVVRSSHDGIAVLNAFGDVVLHNARAEELGVVRNNRVDDRARRAAELARRDGGVVSVDLSSLEVIKGRQPAAVHAAVKVLTEGFVVVEASDESEAVRLEATRRDFVANVSHELKTPVGALALLAEAVLDAADDREEVRRFSAKIMQEATRLGTLVTELIALSRLQGAEKLPELSEVDVDVVVSEAMSRTKLAAESASIDVTTDDPSGLTVEGDRTLLVTALSNLLENAVAYSPPGSPVSVSRKLVDGYVEIAVTDRGIGIAEDQQTRVFERFYRVDKARSRATGGTGLGLAIVKHVANNHGGEVKLWSVPGTGSTFTLRIPAHPDPRDEPTKDLSTRGPAGQELATTVPSGAAGNHGGEL, from the coding sequence GTGACCGCAACGGGTTACCTCGTCCTGTCGATCGGCGCTCTGCTGATCGGCGGCACGGCCTTTCTCGCGGGCAGGCTCACCGCGGGCACCCGCGAGGCCCGCCCCAGGGGCCTCACCGTCGCCGACCTGATGGCCATGGTGGTCCGCTCCTCCCACGACGGCATCGCGGTCCTCAACGCCTTCGGCGACGTCGTGCTGCACAACGCCCGCGCCGAGGAGCTGGGCGTGGTGCGCAACAACCGGGTGGACGACCGGGCCCGCCGCGCCGCCGAACTGGCCCGCCGGGACGGCGGCGTGGTCTCGGTCGACCTGTCGTCGCTGGAGGTCATCAAGGGCCGCCAGCCCGCGGCCGTGCACGCGGCGGTGAAGGTGCTGACCGAGGGGTTCGTGGTGGTCGAGGCATCGGACGAGTCCGAGGCCGTGCGGCTGGAGGCGACCCGGCGCGACTTCGTGGCCAACGTCAGCCACGAGCTGAAGACGCCCGTGGGCGCGCTGGCCCTGCTGGCCGAAGCGGTGCTCGACGCGGCCGACGACCGGGAGGAGGTCCGCCGGTTCAGCGCCAAGATCATGCAGGAGGCCACCCGGCTGGGCACCCTGGTCACCGAGCTGATCGCGCTGTCGCGGCTCCAGGGCGCGGAGAAGCTGCCGGAGCTCAGCGAGGTCGACGTCGACGTGGTGGTCAGCGAGGCGATGAGCCGCACCAAGCTCGCCGCCGAGTCCGCGAGCATCGACGTCACCACCGACGACCCCAGCGGCCTGACCGTCGAGGGCGACCGGACGCTGCTGGTCACGGCGCTGAGCAACCTGCTGGAGAACGCCGTCGCCTACTCGCCGCCGGGCAGCCCCGTCTCGGTCAGCCGCAAGCTCGTCGACGGGTACGTGGAGATCGCCGTCACCGACCGCGGCATCGGCATCGCCGAGGACCAGCAGACCAGGGTGTTCGAGCGCTTCTACCGGGTCGACAAGGCTCGCTCGCGCGCCACCGGCGGCACCGGCCTCGGCCTGGCGATCGTCAAGCACGTCGCCAACAACCACGGCGGCGAGGTGAAGCTGTGGAGCGTGCCGGGCACCGGCTCCACGTTCACCCTGCGCATCCCGGCCCACCCCGACCCGCGGGACGAGCCGACCAAGGACCTGTCCACCAGGGGACCGGCCGGGCAGGAACTGGCCACGACCGTGCCGTCCGGCGCGGCAGGCAACCACGGAGGAGAGCTGTGA
- a CDS encoding oxidoreductase, which produces MQLAGPHVYGPPADPENAKAVLRRAVELGVDHLDTSDFYGPHVVNELIRAALHPYPEDLVIVTKVGYRRTPDTSWVPARSPRELRDAVHDNLRNLGVERLDVVNLRVGGADDPASVEEPFTVLAELREQGLIGELGLSNAHEHHLDQALAIAPVACVQNMFNVVDRGDEKMVDRTARDGIAYVPFFPLGGFTPFQHDVLVEVAGRHGATDRQVALAWLLHRSPNVLLIPGTSSIRHLEENLASAELHLSEQDLAQLDTIG; this is translated from the coding sequence ATGCAGCTGGCCGGCCCCCACGTCTACGGCCCGCCCGCCGACCCCGAGAACGCCAAGGCGGTGCTGCGCCGCGCCGTCGAGCTGGGCGTCGACCACCTCGACACCAGCGACTTCTACGGCCCCCACGTGGTCAACGAGCTGATCCGGGCCGCCCTGCACCCCTACCCCGAGGACCTGGTGATCGTCACCAAGGTCGGCTACCGCCGCACCCCCGACACCAGCTGGGTCCCCGCCCGCTCGCCCCGGGAGCTGCGCGACGCCGTGCACGACAACCTGCGCAACCTGGGCGTGGAGCGGCTGGACGTGGTCAACCTGCGCGTCGGCGGCGCGGACGACCCGGCCTCGGTCGAGGAGCCGTTCACCGTGCTCGCCGAGCTGCGCGAGCAGGGCCTGATCGGCGAGCTGGGGCTGAGCAACGCGCACGAGCACCACCTGGACCAGGCGCTGGCCATCGCGCCCGTGGCGTGCGTGCAGAACATGTTCAACGTCGTCGACCGCGGCGACGAGAAGATGGTCGACCGCACCGCCCGCGACGGCATCGCCTACGTGCCGTTCTTCCCGCTCGGCGGGTTCACGCCCTTCCAGCACGACGTGCTGGTCGAGGTCGCCGGCCGGCACGGCGCGACCGACCGGCAGGTGGCGCTGGCGTGGCTGCTGCACCGGTCGCCGAACGTGCTCCTCATCCCCGGCACGTCCTCGATCCGTCACCTGGAGGAGAACCTGGCGTCGGCGGAGTTGCACCTGTCCGAACAGGACCTGGCTCAATTGGACACGATTGGGTGA
- a CDS encoding phosphoglyceromutase — protein MAVGTLVLLRHGESVWNAENLFTGWVDVPLSEKGVAEAKRGGALMREANLLPEVVHTSLLRRAISTANIALDAADRHWIPVRRDWRLNERHYGALQGKNKKQTLEEFGEEQFMLWRRSYDTPPPPIEPGTEFSQDADPRYADLGPDLPLTECLLDVVKRMVPYWESEIVPDLRAGRTVLVAAHGNSLRALIKHLDGISDEAIAGLNVPTGIPLRYDLDEDLKPVTAGGTYLDPDAAADAIKAVANQGR, from the coding sequence ATGGCTGTCGGAACCCTGGTGCTGCTCCGCCACGGCGAGAGCGTCTGGAACGCGGAGAACCTGTTCACCGGCTGGGTGGACGTCCCCCTGTCGGAGAAGGGCGTCGCCGAGGCGAAGCGCGGCGGCGCGCTGATGCGCGAGGCGAACCTGCTGCCGGAGGTCGTGCACACGTCCCTCCTGCGGCGCGCGATCTCCACCGCGAACATCGCCCTCGACGCGGCCGACCGGCACTGGATCCCGGTGCGCCGGGACTGGCGCCTCAACGAGCGCCACTACGGCGCGCTGCAGGGCAAGAACAAGAAGCAGACCCTGGAGGAGTTCGGCGAGGAGCAGTTCATGCTCTGGCGCCGCTCCTACGACACCCCGCCGCCGCCCATCGAGCCCGGCACCGAGTTCAGCCAGGACGCCGACCCGCGCTACGCGGACCTCGGCCCGGACCTGCCGCTCACCGAGTGCCTGCTCGACGTGGTCAAGCGGATGGTCCCGTACTGGGAGTCCGAGATCGTCCCCGACCTGCGCGCCGGCCGCACCGTCCTGGTCGCCGCGCACGGCAACTCGCTGCGCGCCCTGATCAAGCACCTCGACGGCATCTCCGACGAGGCGATCGCGGGCCTGAACGTGCCGACCGGCATCCCGCTGCGCTACGACCTCGACGAGGACCTGAAGCCGGTCACCGCGGGCGGCACCTACCTGGACCCGGACGCGGCGGCCGACGCGATCAAGGCCGTGGCCAACCAGGGCCGCTAG
- a CDS encoding DUF4349 domain-containing protein, with translation MGRRMGAALAACAVLALAGCSAGSSDSSAGMAADQAAPAQAPLEQPGVAKEGQPGGQQQAGGTSARQERQLVRTAAVELRAVDVTGTLTRVRDLVTGQGGYSEREDATPERASVTLRVPGERLDGVLASLQELDDAEVVRREVRTEDVTEQVVDVEARLANQRASVARVRGLLDRAGTTSEITGIEAELTKRLSELESLERRYEALKGQVSLSTLTVTVGSRPAPPAAAEEDGDQGFLGALAGGWRALTTTVGWVLVVVGAVLPFAVVLGVPAAAYLWWSRRRRGEAVEAVEAVAPSPSAGA, from the coding sequence ATGGGCAGGCGGATGGGAGCGGCGCTGGCCGCGTGCGCGGTGCTGGCGCTGGCCGGGTGCAGCGCGGGCAGCTCGGATTCGAGCGCGGGGATGGCGGCGGACCAGGCGGCGCCCGCGCAGGCGCCGCTGGAGCAGCCGGGCGTGGCCAAGGAGGGCCAGCCCGGTGGGCAGCAGCAGGCGGGCGGCACGTCGGCGCGGCAGGAGCGGCAGCTCGTGCGCACCGCGGCGGTGGAGCTGCGCGCGGTGGACGTCACCGGGACGCTGACCCGGGTCCGGGACCTGGTCACCGGGCAGGGCGGCTACTCGGAGCGCGAGGACGCCACGCCGGAGCGGGCCTCGGTGACCCTGCGGGTGCCGGGTGAGCGGCTGGACGGCGTGCTGGCGTCGCTGCAGGAGCTGGACGACGCCGAGGTGGTCCGGCGCGAGGTGCGCACCGAGGACGTGACCGAGCAGGTCGTGGACGTCGAGGCGCGGCTGGCCAACCAGCGGGCGAGCGTGGCGCGGGTGCGCGGGCTGCTCGACCGGGCCGGCACCACCTCGGAGATCACGGGCATCGAGGCGGAGCTGACCAAGCGGCTGTCCGAGCTGGAGTCGCTGGAGCGCCGGTACGAGGCGCTCAAGGGGCAGGTCTCCCTGTCGACCCTGACCGTGACGGTCGGGTCGCGGCCCGCGCCGCCGGCCGCGGCGGAGGAGGACGGCGACCAGGGCTTCCTGGGCGCGCTGGCGGGCGGCTGGCGGGCGCTGACCACGACCGTGGGCTGGGTGCTGGTCGTGGTGGGCGCCGTGCTGCCGTTCGCGGTGGTGCTCGGCGTGCCCGCGGCGGCCTACCTGTGGTGGTCGCGGCGCCGGCGCGGGGAGGCCGTCGAGGCCGTCGAGGCCGTCGCACCGAGCCCGTCCGCGGGGGCTTGA
- a CDS encoding response regulator transcription factor has protein sequence MTRVLIVEDEESFADPLAFLLRKEGFTAALAATGQEALEEFDRNGADIVLLDLMLPGMSGTDVCKQLRARSAVPVIMVTARDSEIDKVVGLELGADDYVTKPYSARELIARIRAVLRRGGESEELLPQVLEAGPVRMDVERHVVTVDGAEVSLPLKEFDLLEYLLRNVGRVLTRGQLIDRVWGADYVGDTKTLDVHVKRLRSKIEPDPSTPRHLVTVRGLGYKFES, from the coding sequence GTGACCAGGGTGCTCATCGTTGAGGACGAGGAGTCCTTCGCCGACCCGCTCGCCTTCCTGCTGCGCAAGGAGGGCTTCACCGCGGCGCTCGCGGCCACCGGCCAGGAGGCGCTGGAGGAGTTCGACCGCAACGGCGCCGACATCGTGCTGCTGGACCTCATGCTGCCCGGCATGAGCGGCACCGACGTGTGCAAGCAGCTGCGCGCCCGCTCCGCCGTGCCGGTGATCATGGTCACGGCGCGGGACAGCGAGATCGACAAGGTCGTCGGCCTGGAGCTGGGCGCGGACGACTACGTCACCAAGCCGTACTCGGCGCGCGAGCTGATCGCCCGCATCCGCGCGGTGCTGCGCCGCGGCGGCGAGTCCGAGGAGCTGTTGCCGCAGGTCCTGGAGGCGGGCCCGGTGCGCATGGACGTCGAGCGGCACGTGGTGACCGTCGACGGCGCCGAGGTGAGCCTGCCGCTCAAGGAGTTCGACCTCCTGGAGTACCTGCTGCGCAACGTCGGCCGGGTGCTGACCCGCGGCCAGCTCATCGACCGGGTCTGGGGCGCGGACTACGTGGGCGACACCAAGACCCTGGACGTGCACGTCAAGCGGCTGCGGTCGAAGATCGAGCCCGACCCGTCGACCCCCCGCCACCTGGTGACCGTGCGCGGACTGGGCTACAAGTTCGAGTCGTGA
- a CDS encoding helix-turn-helix domain-containing protein: MDRVAVVRGEAELFERAAHLFAGTTREFACAANTLRTWMVTRARARIAEQVPAPRVRKLFRLSTLLDPRWAEHAREAAGRGAQVRVTAQDVNETIVLDDRVAILAGDESHGARSYSVVTAPELVHGISSLFEAAWRGGTELAVHEARMAELRVVAPGVLDALNRGWTDEAAARALGVSLRTYRRRVAELMSALGASSRFQAGARARELGLV, encoded by the coding sequence GTGGATCGGGTGGCGGTGGTGCGGGGCGAGGCGGAGCTGTTCGAGCGGGCCGCGCACCTGTTCGCGGGTACCACGCGGGAGTTCGCCTGCGCGGCGAACACGCTGCGCACGTGGATGGTCACGCGCGCCCGCGCGCGGATCGCCGAGCAGGTGCCCGCCCCGCGGGTGCGCAAGCTGTTCCGGCTGAGCACCCTGCTGGACCCGCGGTGGGCCGAGCACGCGCGGGAGGCGGCCGGGCGCGGCGCGCAGGTGCGGGTCACCGCGCAGGACGTGAACGAGACGATCGTGCTCGACGACCGGGTGGCGATCCTGGCGGGCGACGAGTCGCACGGCGCGCGCAGCTACAGCGTCGTCACCGCGCCCGAGCTGGTGCACGGCATCTCGTCGCTGTTCGAGGCGGCCTGGCGGGGCGGCACGGAGCTGGCCGTGCACGAGGCGCGGATGGCCGAGCTGCGGGTGGTCGCGCCCGGCGTGCTCGACGCGCTGAACCGGGGCTGGACGGACGAGGCGGCGGCACGCGCGCTGGGGGTGTCCCTGCGCACGTACCGCCGCCGCGTGGCCGAGCTGATGAGCGCGCTGGGCGCGTCGTCCCGGTTCCAGGCCGGGGCCCGCGCCCGCGAGCTGGGCCTGGTCTAG
- a CDS encoding sugar phosphate isomerase/epimerase family protein, whose protein sequence is MIPVGLSTAAVWPQPAGAAFEAAAELGYDGVEVMVWADPVSQDVAALRRLSQRTGVPVLAVHAPCLLISQRVWSPDPVERLRRSVEAALELGARTVVLHPPFLWQRRYAEAFPELVDSLEEASGVAIAVENMFPVRRALGRGRSVQVTAFRPSIDPTDVGHRNYTLDLSHASAAHMDAMELAKRMGDGLTHVHLADGSGLPKDEHLVPGRGTQPCAELLTHLTRTDFTGQVVLEVNTRRARTAAARTALLTESLTFARRHLS, encoded by the coding sequence TTGATCCCGGTCGGCCTGTCCACGGCCGCGGTGTGGCCGCAGCCCGCCGGCGCCGCGTTCGAGGCGGCGGCCGAGCTGGGCTACGACGGGGTCGAGGTCATGGTGTGGGCCGACCCGGTCAGCCAGGACGTGGCCGCGTTGCGGCGGCTGTCGCAGCGGACCGGGGTGCCGGTGCTGGCGGTGCACGCGCCGTGCCTGCTCATCAGCCAGCGGGTGTGGTCGCCCGACCCGGTGGAGCGGCTGCGCCGCAGCGTCGAGGCGGCGCTGGAGCTGGGTGCGCGCACGGTGGTGCTGCACCCGCCGTTCCTGTGGCAGCGGCGCTACGCCGAGGCGTTCCCCGAGCTGGTGGACTCGCTGGAGGAGGCCAGCGGCGTGGCGATCGCGGTGGAGAACATGTTCCCGGTCCGCCGGGCGCTCGGCCGCGGCCGGTCGGTGCAGGTCACCGCGTTCCGGCCGTCCATCGACCCGACCGACGTGGGCCACCGCAACTACACCCTGGACCTGTCGCACGCCTCCGCCGCGCACATGGACGCGATGGAGCTGGCCAAGCGCATGGGCGACGGCCTGACCCACGTCCACCTGGCCGACGGCTCCGGCCTGCCCAAGGACGAGCACCTGGTACCCGGGCGGGGCACCCAGCCGTGCGCCGAACTGCTGACCCACCTGACCCGCACCGACTTCACCGGCCAGGTGGTCCTGGAGGTCAACACCCGCCGCGCCCGCACCGCCGCCGCCCGCACCGCCCTCCTGACCGAATCCCTGACCTTCGCCCGCCGCCACCTCTCCTAA
- a CDS encoding type III secretion system chaperone family protein — MDRVIRSTLDDRELRYDRKGPGRYFVTLPGTKKLQTNCWLVVGRHALVVEAFVCRRPDEAHEEVYRFLLRRNARLYGVHYTIDTAGDVYLVGRVALHAVTPDELDRVLGQVVEAADGDFNTLLEIGFAGAIRREWDWRVSRGESLANLRAFEHLVADRGSTGS; from the coding sequence CTGGACCGGGTGATCCGGTCCACCCTCGACGACCGCGAGCTGCGCTACGACCGCAAGGGTCCGGGCAGGTACTTCGTGACCCTGCCCGGCACCAAGAAGCTCCAGACCAACTGCTGGCTCGTGGTGGGCAGGCACGCGCTGGTCGTGGAGGCGTTCGTGTGCCGCAGGCCGGACGAGGCGCACGAGGAGGTGTACCGGTTCCTGCTCCGCCGCAACGCCAGGCTCTACGGCGTGCACTACACGATCGACACGGCCGGCGACGTCTACCTGGTGGGCCGGGTGGCGCTGCACGCGGTGACGCCGGACGAGCTGGACCGCGTGCTCGGGCAGGTCGTGGAGGCCGCCGACGGCGACTTCAACACCCTGCTGGAGATCGGGTTCGCGGGCGCCATCCGGCGCGAGTGGGACTGGCGCGTCTCGCGCGGCGAGTCCCTGGCGAACCTGCGCGCGTTCGAGCACCTGGTCGCGGACCGGGGCTCGACCGGATCGTGA
- a CDS encoding 4-coumarate--CoA ligase family protein yields the protein MVFRSPYPDVEVPDVSLHGLLFADLGERADRVALVDGTSGASLTYAQLAGAVDRLAAALAARGIGKGDVVGLLSPNTPYYAVVFHGILRAGATATTINALYTADEVAHQLADAGAKMLFTVSALLPNAAPGAAKAGVSDVVLLDGAEGYPSLAELLANDHPVPSVEIDPAEDVAVLPYSSGTTGRAKGVMLTHRNLVANIVQCNAMFHVDGSTRVLAVLPFFHIYGMQVLMNNGLQVGATVVTMPRFDLPEFLRVIQDHRTNRVYIAPPIAVALAKHPIVDQYDLSALDGIFSGAAPLDEELADIVAKRLNCRVSQGYGMTEMSPVSHAIPDERDDIPVGTVGLILPSMENRIVDPATGEDVGAGERGELWCRGPNVMKGYLNNPEATAATLDADGWLHTGDVAVIDERGLVTIVDRVKELIKYKGYQVPPAELEAVLLTHPEIADAAVVGVRDAEGEEVPKAFVVRQPRSALDEAGVMEFVASQVAPHKKVRVVEFIEAIPKSAAGKILRKDLRARENA from the coding sequence ATGGTCTTCCGCAGTCCGTACCCCGATGTCGAGGTCCCGGACGTCTCGCTCCACGGGTTGCTGTTCGCCGACCTCGGCGAGCGGGCCGACCGGGTCGCCCTGGTCGACGGCACCTCCGGGGCGTCGCTGACCTACGCCCAGCTCGCCGGCGCCGTCGACCGGCTGGCCGCCGCGCTGGCCGCGCGCGGCATCGGCAAGGGCGACGTGGTCGGCCTGCTCAGCCCCAACACCCCGTACTACGCCGTGGTGTTCCACGGCATCCTGCGCGCCGGCGCCACGGCCACCACGATCAACGCCCTCTACACCGCCGACGAGGTCGCCCACCAGCTGGCGGACGCGGGCGCGAAGATGCTGTTCACGGTGTCCGCGCTGCTGCCCAACGCCGCCCCCGGCGCGGCGAAGGCGGGCGTGTCGGACGTGGTCCTGCTCGACGGCGCCGAGGGGTACCCGAGCCTGGCCGAGCTGCTGGCGAACGACCACCCGGTGCCGTCCGTGGAGATCGACCCGGCCGAGGACGTGGCCGTGCTGCCGTACTCCTCGGGCACGACCGGCCGCGCCAAGGGCGTGATGCTGACCCACCGCAACCTGGTGGCCAACATCGTCCAGTGCAACGCCATGTTCCACGTGGACGGGTCGACCCGGGTGCTGGCCGTGCTGCCGTTCTTCCACATCTACGGCATGCAGGTGCTGATGAACAACGGCCTGCAGGTCGGCGCGACCGTGGTGACCATGCCGAGGTTCGACCTGCCGGAGTTCCTGCGGGTCATCCAGGACCACCGCACCAACCGGGTCTACATCGCGCCGCCCATCGCGGTGGCGCTGGCCAAGCACCCGATCGTCGACCAGTACGACCTGTCGGCGCTGGACGGCATCTTCTCCGGCGCGGCGCCGCTGGACGAGGAGCTGGCCGACATCGTCGCCAAGCGCCTGAACTGCCGCGTGTCGCAGGGCTACGGCATGACCGAGATGAGCCCGGTGAGCCACGCCATCCCCGACGAGCGCGACGACATCCCGGTCGGCACGGTCGGCCTGATCCTGCCGAGCATGGAGAACAGGATCGTCGACCCGGCCACGGGCGAGGACGTCGGCGCCGGCGAGCGCGGCGAGCTGTGGTGCCGCGGCCCGAACGTGATGAAGGGCTACCTGAACAACCCCGAGGCCACCGCCGCCACCCTGGACGCCGACGGCTGGCTGCACACCGGCGACGTGGCGGTGATCGACGAGCGCGGCCTGGTCACCATCGTCGACCGGGTCAAGGAGCTGATCAAGTACAAGGGCTACCAGGTGCCGCCGGCCGAGCTGGAGGCCGTGCTGCTGACGCACCCGGAGATCGCGGACGCGGCCGTGGTCGGCGTGCGCGACGCCGAGGGCGAGGAGGTGCCCAAGGCGTTCGTGGTGCGCCAGCCGCGGTCCGCGCTCGACGAGGCGGGCGTGATGGAGTTCGTGGCCTCGCAGGTCGCGCCGCACAAGAAGGTGCGGGTGGTCGAGTTCATCGAGGCGATCCCGAAGTCGGCGGCGGGCAAGATCCTGCGAAAGGACCTCAGGGCGCGGGAGAACGCCTGA
- a CDS encoding proline dehydrogenase family protein yields the protein MTPLRTLIMAAAGNEAVRRIVATAPVSRDVVRRFVAGETTADAIDVAGHLVRDDLRVTLELLGGDAPGRAAAERTVLTYLRLLDELHAVGLAGDVDVAVRLPALGQAENVALTNASRVCAAAEQAGTTVTLGADHATVDQALHVLAELRRAWPETGVALQAGLRRTLDDCRALAGTRVRLCGGPHDAPRSVALTDPHEADLNYVRCANALLAGGGHPVFATHDPRLVDIVAERARWYDRPVDGFEYQVRYGVRPAAQRHLAAEGHVVRVHVPFGGQWYDHLARRLAERRSLFSRS from the coding sequence GTGACTCCGTTGCGGACGCTGATCATGGCCGCCGCGGGCAACGAGGCGGTGCGCCGCATCGTGGCCACCGCACCCGTCAGCCGCGACGTGGTGCGCCGGTTCGTGGCCGGTGAGACCACCGCCGACGCGATCGACGTCGCGGGTCACCTGGTGCGCGACGACCTGCGGGTCACGCTGGAACTCCTGGGCGGGGACGCCCCGGGCCGGGCCGCGGCCGAGCGGACCGTGCTCACCTACCTGCGGCTGCTCGACGAGCTGCACGCCGTCGGCCTGGCCGGGGACGTCGACGTCGCCGTCCGGCTGCCCGCCCTCGGGCAGGCGGAGAACGTGGCCCTGACCAACGCCTCCCGCGTCTGCGCCGCCGCCGAGCAGGCCGGGACCACGGTCACCCTGGGCGCGGACCACGCGACCGTCGACCAGGCCCTGCACGTGCTCGCCGAGCTGCGGCGCGCCTGGCCCGAGACGGGCGTGGCCCTCCAGGCGGGCCTGCGCCGCACCCTCGACGACTGCCGCGCGCTCGCCGGCACCCGCGTCCGGCTGTGCGGAGGTCCGCACGACGCACCCCGGTCCGTCGCCCTCACCGACCCGCACGAGGCCGACCTCAACTACGTCCGCTGCGCGAACGCGCTGCTCGCGGGGGGCGGGCACCCGGTGTTCGCCACCCACGACCCGAGGCTGGTCGACATCGTCGCCGAACGCGCCCGCTGGTACGACCGGCCCGTCGACGGCTTCGAGTACCAGGTGCGGTACGGCGTCCGGCCGGCCGCGCAGCGGCACCTCGCGGCCGAGGGGCACGTGGTGCGGGTGCACGTCCCGTTCGGCGGGCAGTGGTACGACCACCTGGCGCGCCGCTTGGCGGAACGCCGCTCCCTGTTCAGCCGGTCGTGA